The DNA sequence ACCTGCCGTCGAGGATGAAGATCATGCCCCCGCCGCTGACTGCTTCGTAGCGATGTAGTGAAGACTTTCAGGGCGCTGCCCTTGATAATAAAGCACTTACGTCGCCAACTGCGGAAGTTGGGCTAACTTTCGGCGGGAGGTTCGTCAGAACCCTCGGTTTTCCCAAAAAACCTCTGCGAACTCCGCGATCTCTGCGGTGAAACCTATTGCCGCAATGTGCCCGTTGCTTTGCCGACGGCCTTGAGTTGCGCGACGATCGCGTCTGTCAGGCGGCCTTTGGTGTCGTGCGGGCAGTCCCAGGTCACGGCGCCGCCGGCGTCGGTGAGGCGCTTGGTGATGACGGTGGCCTCATCGCCCTGGTAGCGCGGGCGGGCGCTGCCCCAGGTGGTGCCCAGGTAGCACAGCGTGTGCCACTGACAGCCGTCGACGAAGCGCCCGGGACAGACGACGTTGTTGAGCTTGTGCAGGTTGCCCGCGGTGTAGTCGTCGAAGGGGGTATTGCGTTGCGTGCCGTGGGGCGGGCTGAAACCCAGATTCGCGTTGGGGTTGCCGGCGCGGGCGGCCTCGGCGATCAGCTTTTGAAACGCGGTGTTCCTGGCCGCATCGATCTTCATTGCCGGGTCGTGCCTGGCGAAGCTGTTGTCGAACCACCAGCCCTTGACCTTGGTGCCGTAGCGGAGGGAGAATTCTTTCAGCATGTCGGCGTGGAATTGCACGTCGGCATCGTTGGGCTTCCACTTGATGTTGGTGTTGAAATAGAGCATCAGCGGCAGATCGTACTTGGCCAGTTCGTCGGCCAGTTCCACGATCAGGTCGCGCTTGGGGCACTTGCCCGGGAACCGCTTCTCGTAGACGGCGCTGGGAGCGATGGGGTGCTCGGCGTGGATCGACGTGATCATGAGATACCCCGCCCCGACCTCATGCGCCTGCCGCGCCAGGGCAGCCACGTCGAACCCGTCCATCGCCTGAGCCCAGGTTCCCTTGGGCAGGGTGCTGCCGGCGTGAATCATCACGCCCCACTTGGCCTTGTGCATCCAGTCGGTCTTGCCAGGCCGCGACGCCGTCGCCGGTTGCGTCTGCGGCTGCGCAACCGCCAGCGCCGTCGCCAGGGCGAAACCCGCCAGGGCGAGCATTAAAATCACCGTTCGTGCGAGCATGATCTTTCCCTGCCGTTCTCTCTGTGTTCTCTGTGTCTGTGTGGCCTAACGTGTCGCCAAGGGACCGTGGCTGTCGGTCTGCTGCCTCCCGCCACGGCGCCCGGGGGTGATAGTTTTAACCCGGCGTCGCGCTGTTAATCTTGCAAGAAAACTCGTTCTGCCATACCATACGGTGCTTTTCAAAGAGGATCATGAATGGACCTGACCGTCTGGAAAAGTGCGTCGCTGAAGGGCACAGCGAAACTCCCGCCCAACAAGAGCCATTCCTTCCGCGCTCTGATCATGGCGTCGCTGGCCGAAGGCGTCAGCAAGATCATCGCCCCGGCCGTCTCCAACGACTGGATGCGCGGGATCGAGGCCCTGGAAATGCTCGGCTCGACGGTCTCTCCCAAGGCCGAACAGGTCTGGGAAGTGACCGGGGTCGCCGGCAAGCTCAAGACGCCCGAGGACATCCTCGACTGCGGCAACAGCGGGATCATCCTGCGGTTCTTCACGGCCCTGGCCTCCTGCTGCGGCGGCTACACCGTCCTCACCGGCGACCACTCGCTGCGATTCATCCGCCCGTGCCAGCCGCTGCTGGAGGCGATCAACCACCTGGGCGGGTGGGCGGTTTCGACCAAGGGCGACGGCCATGCCCCCGTCGTGGTGCGCGGGCACCTCAAGGGCGGGCGCTGCGAGATCGACGGGGCCGACAGCCAGCCGATCTCGGCGCTGCTGATCGCCACAAGCCTGGCCGACGCGCCCAGCGACATTATCGTCTCCAACCCCGGCGAGAAGCCCTGGGTCGCGATGACGCTGGACTGGCTGACCCGCTGCGGCGTCGAGTTCAGCAACGACAACTACACCCACTACCGTATCCGCGGGCGCAGCGTCTGGAAGGGCTTCGACTTCCGCGTCCCGCTGGACTGGTCGGCGGCGCTGTATCCCATCGCCGCGGCGGTGCTCTCGCGCGATAGCGAAGTGACGCTTCCAGGCCTGGACTTCGCCGACAGCCAGGGCGACAAGGGCGTCATCACCATCCTGCAGGAGATGGGCGCCAGGATCGACGTCACGCCTGAGGGCGTGACTGCACGATCGTCGCAGCTCAAGGGCCGCACCATCGACTGCAACGACTTCATCGACCAGTTCATGCTGCTGGCCGTCGTCGGCGCCTGCGCCGAGGGCGAGACGGTTCTGACCAACGCCGAGATCTGCCGCCACAAGGAATGCGACCGCATCAGCGAAATGGCCAAGGCCCTCAAGATCATGGGCGCCGAGGTGCAGGAACGCCCCGACGGGCTGATGATCCGCCGCAGCCGCCTGCGCGGCGCCGAACACGACAGCCGCAACGACCACCGCATGGTCATGACCCTGGCCGTGGCGGGCATGGTCGCCGAAGGCAAAACCCTCATCAAGAACATCGACTGCGTCAAAAAGACCTTCCCCGAGTTCGTCCACCAGATGCAGTGCATCGGCGCCGAACTGCAGGTGGATTGAGCAAAAGCTATCCGGACCTGCAACCGGAGGACATTGTGGAAGCGTTGAGTTACAGCAGACAGTTTCGCCTCGACGATCATCTGGAGAAGCTGTACCGCCAGGCTGCCCGGCCGCTGGCGATGAAAGCGACCACCATCGCCGCCTTCAATGTCTGGAAGGCCGAGCTTCGGGCGGCCGTGCTCAAGCTGCTGGGAATCGCGGGGCGCAAGCGTCCGCGGCCGGCGGCGCAGATGCTCCGCGAAATCGACTGCGGCAAGTACGTCGAGCAGAAGTGGTCGCTCGATGTCGGCGAAGGCGCAGCGGCCCCGATGTATCTGCTGGTGCCCAAGACGCCCCCGCCGTGGAAGCCGATCCTCGTCGTCCACGGCCACAACGCCAGCGCCCAGACCATGCTGGGCCATTCTTCCGACCAGAAGACCCGAGCGGCCGATCTGGCCATCGACGACAACTACGCCCAGGCCCCGGCCGAGGCGGGCTACTTCGTCTGCGCGCTGGAGCAGCGGGGCTTTGGCGAGCGGCTCAGCCGCGACGTCGAACCGGGCGGCTGGACATGCACCGACCGGCACATGGCGTTCTTCCTGCAGATGATGGGGCGCACGCTGATCGGCGAGCGGTGCCACGACGCGATGTGCGCGATCGACTACCTGCTGACGCGCGACGACCTGGTCAAGGGCACGCTGGGCATGACGGGCAACTCCGGCGGCGGCACGACGACGCTCTGGACGGCCGCCCTCGACGAGCGGATCGCCTGCCCGGTCACGAGCTGCTACCTGTGCTCGTTCAAGGCCTCGATCATGGACATCACGCACTGCGAGTGCAATTACGTACCCGGCATCGCCGCGCTGTGCGAGATGGGCGACATCGCCGCCATGATTGCCCCGCGGGCGGCCATGTTCATCGCCGGCGAGAAAGACACGATCTTCCCCATCGCGGCGGTGCGCGAGCAGTTCGCCACCGTGCAGAAAGCATACGACCTTCTCAAGGCGTCCGACCGCTGCAAGCTGGCGGTGCATGAGGGCCCGCACGCGTACAAGCACGCCTTCGCGCAGGAATGGTTCGTCAAGCACCTCTAGTCAGGCAGATCGACATGGCAAAAAGCGCCCGCCCCAACATCCTGTTCTTCTTTTCCGACCAGCAGCGCTGGGACACGTGCGGTTGTTACGGTCAGCCGCTGGGCGTGACGCCCAACCTCGACGCCATGGCGCGCGACGGCGTGCGGTTCGCCAACGCCTTCACCTGCCAGCCGGTCTGCGGGCCCGCGCGGGCGTGCATTCAGACGGGGCGCTGGGCTACCGAGCTGAGCTGCCCCACAAATGGCTGCCGCCTGCCCGTCGAGCACCCGACGGTCGCGCGGCTGCTGCGCGGCGCCGGCTATGAGTGCGGGTACATCGGCAAGTGGCACCTGGCCAGCTACGACGGGGCCGGCACGAGCTACTATGACCGCCCCGTTCCCGCGGCGCTGCGAGGCGGATATGACGATTACTGGCTGGCCAGCGACGTGCTCGAGTTCACCAGCCACGGCCACGACGGGCACATGTGGGACGGCGCCGGCAACCAGCGCGACTTCCCCAAGGGCCGCTACCGCGTCGACGCCCAGACCGACTGGGTGCTGGAATATCTCGACTCGCGGCGCCAGGACCGCCCGTTCTTCCTGATGACCAGCTACATCGAGCCGCACCACCAGAACGACCATGCCCGCTACGAAGGCCCGCACGGCAGCAAGGATCGCTGGGCGGATTATCTCGTCCCCGGCGACCTCGTCGGCACCGGCGGCGATTGGCGCAAGAACTATCCCGACTATCTCGGCCAGTGCAACAGCCTGGACCTGAACCTCGGCCGCATCCGCGCGCGGCTCGAAAAACTCGGCATCGCCGACAACACGCTGATCATCTATACCAGCGACCACGGCAGCCACTTCTGCACCCGCAACAGCGAATACAAGCGAGCCTGCCACGACGGGTGCATCCACATCCCGATGGTGATCGCCGGGCCGGGCTTCACCGGCGGCAAGGTCATCGAGCCGCTGGCGAGCCTGATCGACATCCCCGAGACGATCCTGGCCGCCGCCGGCGTCGCGGTGCCCGCGTTCATGCGAGGCCGCCCCCTTCAGCAGGTGGTCAAAAAAACTCCGCGCGACTGGCCGAGGGAAGTCTTCATCCAGATCAGCGAAGACCACACCGGCCGGGCGCTGCGCACGCACCGCTGGACGTACGAGATCCAGGCCAAGCGCGCCGACTGGTATCGCATCCACGGCTTCGATTACGTCGAGGCCTACCTGTACGACAACCAGGCCGATCCGCACCAGAAGACCAACCTCGTCGCCGAGCCCGGCTTCGCAAGCATTCGCGCCGAACTGGCCGCGCGGCTGGCGCAGTTGATGATCGACGCCGGCGAACCGCGCCCGGCGATTTCCGCCGCCGCGGCAACATAAGGACGCACATGGGTACCGGCAGCAAGATTCCGCGTTACGATTTCCACATTCACGCCAAGTACTGCGCCTGCGGCGGATGCAGCATGGAGGTTGCAGAAATCGCCCGCCACGCCGCTGCGGCCGGCACGACGGCGCTGGCCATCACCGACCACGTCAACAACGTCGCAATGCTCGAAAAGCACCGCCCGGTTCCCGCCGACATCCGCGCCGCCGGCAGCGACCTGGAGATCTTCTTCGGCGTCGAGGTGAACTTTCTCGACCCCGCCCAGCCGCTGCCGTTCACGGCCGAGCTCAAGGCCGAGTACGGCGTGCAGTTCGCCATCGGCGGCCCGCATCATCATTATCTTGAAGAGCGCGATATCCCCAAGATCATCGACGCTGTACACCGCATGCACCTGATCATCTGCGAGAATCCACTCATCGACGTGCTGGTGCATCCGTACTGGTTCGGGCACGGGTCGTTCACGCCCAAGGGCTGGGCGATGTTCGACGTGAACGACTTCAAGACGGTGCCCGCCTCATACGCCCGCGAGCTCGGCCAAGCGGCCGCCGCGACGGGCACGGCCATCGAGATCAACGCCAGCGCCTGCTTCCTGGCGATGGGCGGCGACGACTGGCGAGCGGCCTACATGGACTACCTGGCGATTCTCGCCGAGCAGGGCGCGACGTTCTCGACCGGCTCGGACTCGCACGGCTACGACGGCCTAAAGCAGATCGAGTGGTCCTGGAACGCCGCCGAAAAGCTCGGCCTCGACGAGACCCGCATGTTCCGCCCCAAGTGCAAACCGTTGAATAAATGAACGTTGTTCTGCGTCCCATAGGGACGCCGGGGATATAGCCGGGGGCGCAGCCCCCGGAACGGTGGAATATACCGGTTCCGCCCCGAAGGGGCGGGAGGAGTTCCGGGCACACGATAACCTCGTCGCCCCGTCGGGGCCCCCGGCTATGCTCCCAGAGCCTCTTCGAGGCTCAGAAGAACGTCACGTGCTTACAAACACCTTGCGCGGTTTGAGCAGGCGGTCCGGCGTTGGCTCGGACAGCGCGAGAAGGCCGCCGTCCGGTGCGAGCAGGACCACCTCTTTCGCTGTCGTGAATTGATTGTCCGCAAGGCGCAGCGGCTGGCCCATATTGATGCGCTTCACTTGCTCATCATCGAGCGTCAGCTTCGGCAAGTGCTCGACGGCCGCCAGCGGGGAGATCAAGTCGCCAGGCAGTTCCACTGCGTCGACGCTCTTGGCGTTTTCCAGGCGGAACTCGCCCACGGCGGTTCGGGTCAGCGCGGAGCAGTAACCTCCCACACCCAGGGCGGCGCCGATGTCGCGCGCCAGCGAGCGGATGTACGTGCCCGCCTGGCAGCGCACGTCGATCTCCAGGTGCGGCCAGTCGTAGCTCAGCATCGTCATCTCGTACACGTGTACGCTGCGGGCCTTGAGGTCGAAACTCTTACCCGCGCGAGCGAGCTTGTACGCCCGCTGGCCATCCACGTGGACGGCAGAATGCGCCGGCGGCACCTGGGAGATCGTCCCGGTGAATTGCCGCAGCGCCGCGCGCACGGCGGATTCATCCGGCGTAGCATGGGCGTCTCGCCCATGAGTCGCAGGGGCATCTTGCCCCTGCCTTAGATCTGATTCCACGGGCGAGACGCCCGTGGGACTCACAGGCAAGATGCCCGTGCTACGGGTGATGGGCCCTTCGGGGTCGTCGGTGGCGCTGACGGCCCCGAGGGTGACTTGCGCGCGGTAGCACTTGACGGCCGCCTGCACGTAGTCGGCCAGTCGCGTGGCGTGTCCGACGCAGAGCACCAGCACGCCGTTGGCGAAGGGGTCGAGCGTACCGGCGTGGCCGATCTTGACGCCGCGCCCCAGGCGGCGGCGCGCGGCGGCCACGATATCGTGGCTGGTCGGCCCGGAGGGCTTATGGATGTTGAGGAATCCGAACATTCGTGCGCGAATTTTACGGCGCCGGCGGCGTTGATGGAACGCAAATTAATGAAATAGAAGAACTTGCGGAGATTTCAGTGTTTTGTGCCGCGGGCTCATGTCGGGGGGCGTGTTTTGCCGATAGTTACTTCGCGTGTCCAATAGACTCAACAACACGACGCAACATGCCAGGCCCGCCCGAACGCGGCGAAAGCACTTCAGCATCGACCACGCCAACCGCTGCCTGGTGCTGCTCAACCGCGTGGTAGCCGACATCGTCGTCGAATACCAGCGCCTGGGTGAATACCAGGAGACGCTCGAGGCCGGCGGGTCCGACGACGACGTCCGCCGCCGCACTGAAGGGCTGCTGACGCGATCGGTCACCCGAATCCGAATGTGCCTGGAAGAGCTAGACGACCTGGGCGTGGAGATTACCGACTGGTCGCGCGGGTCGGTGGATTTTCCCTCCCTGGCGGCTGGGCGCGAGATCCGGCTCTGCTGGGCCCTGGGCGAAGACCGCGTGCGCTTCTGGCACGAGGTCAACGAAGACCCCGCCGCCCGCCGCGCCATAGACACTGTTCCCATTGCCGACGCTGCCCCCGCGGAGCTCTGAAGCTCCGCATCTGCACCATCGGCGCAGATGAGCGGCCCCTGAACGTCCGACAGGGGCCGCTTT is a window from the Planctomycetaceae bacterium genome containing:
- a CDS encoding DUF2203 domain-containing protein; this translates as MSNRLNNTTQHARPARTRRKHFSIDHANRCLVLLNRVVADIVVEYQRLGEYQETLEAGGSDDDVRRRTEGLLTRSVTRIRMCLEELDDLGVEITDWSRGSVDFPSLAAGREIRLCWALGEDRVRFWHEVNEDPAARRAIDTVPIADAAPAEL
- a CDS encoding sulfatase-like hydrolase/transferase, translated to MAKSARPNILFFFSDQQRWDTCGCYGQPLGVTPNLDAMARDGVRFANAFTCQPVCGPARACIQTGRWATELSCPTNGCRLPVEHPTVARLLRGAGYECGYIGKWHLASYDGAGTSYYDRPVPAALRGGYDDYWLASDVLEFTSHGHDGHMWDGAGNQRDFPKGRYRVDAQTDWVLEYLDSRRQDRPFFLMTSYIEPHHQNDHARYEGPHGSKDRWADYLVPGDLVGTGGDWRKNYPDYLGQCNSLDLNLGRIRARLEKLGIADNTLIIYTSDHGSHFCTRNSEYKRACHDGCIHIPMVIAGPGFTGGKVIEPLASLIDIPETILAAAGVAVPAFMRGRPLQQVVKKTPRDWPREVFIQISEDHTGRALRTHRWTYEIQAKRADWYRIHGFDYVEAYLYDNQADPHQKTNLVAEPGFASIRAELAARLAQLMIDAGEPRPAISAAAAT
- a CDS encoding PHP domain-containing protein, which gives rise to MGTGSKIPRYDFHIHAKYCACGGCSMEVAEIARHAAAAGTTALAITDHVNNVAMLEKHRPVPADIRAAGSDLEIFFGVEVNFLDPAQPLPFTAELKAEYGVQFAIGGPHHHYLEERDIPKIIDAVHRMHLIICENPLIDVLVHPYWFGHGSFTPKGWAMFDVNDFKTVPASYARELGQAAAATGTAIEINASACFLAMGGDDWRAAYMDYLAILAEQGATFSTGSDSHGYDGLKQIEWSWNAAEKLGLDETRMFRPKCKPLNK
- the aroA gene encoding 3-phosphoshikimate 1-carboxyvinyltransferase, with amino-acid sequence MDLTVWKSASLKGTAKLPPNKSHSFRALIMASLAEGVSKIIAPAVSNDWMRGIEALEMLGSTVSPKAEQVWEVTGVAGKLKTPEDILDCGNSGIILRFFTALASCCGGYTVLTGDHSLRFIRPCQPLLEAINHLGGWAVSTKGDGHAPVVVRGHLKGGRCEIDGADSQPISALLIATSLADAPSDIIVSNPGEKPWVAMTLDWLTRCGVEFSNDNYTHYRIRGRSVWKGFDFRVPLDWSAALYPIAAAVLSRDSEVTLPGLDFADSQGDKGVITILQEMGARIDVTPEGVTARSSQLKGRTIDCNDFIDQFMLLAVVGACAEGETVLTNAEICRHKECDRISEMAKALKIMGAEVQERPDGLMIRRSRLRGAEHDSRNDHRMVMTLAVAGMVAEGKTLIKNIDCVKKTFPEFVHQMQCIGAELQVD
- a CDS encoding alpha/beta hydrolase family protein, which codes for MEALSYSRQFRLDDHLEKLYRQAARPLAMKATTIAAFNVWKAELRAAVLKLLGIAGRKRPRPAAQMLREIDCGKYVEQKWSLDVGEGAAAPMYLLVPKTPPPWKPILVVHGHNASAQTMLGHSSDQKTRAADLAIDDNYAQAPAEAGYFVCALEQRGFGERLSRDVEPGGWTCTDRHMAFFLQMMGRTLIGERCHDAMCAIDYLLTRDDLVKGTLGMTGNSGGGTTTLWTAALDERIACPVTSCYLCSFKASIMDITHCECNYVPGIAALCEMGDIAAMIAPRAAMFIAGEKDTIFPIAAVREQFATVQKAYDLLKASDRCKLAVHEGPHAYKHAFAQEWFVKHL
- a CDS encoding tRNA pseudouridine(55) synthase TruB, whose amino-acid sequence is MFGFLNIHKPSGPTSHDIVAAARRRLGRGVKIGHAGTLDPFANGVLVLCVGHATRLADYVQAAVKCYRAQVTLGAVSATDDPEGPITRSTGILPVSPTGVSPVESDLRQGQDAPATHGRDAHATPDESAVRAALRQFTGTISQVPPAHSAVHVDGQRAYKLARAGKSFDLKARSVHVYEMTMLSYDWPHLEIDVRCQAGTYIRSLARDIGAALGVGGYCSALTRTAVGEFRLENAKSVDAVELPGDLISPLAAVEHLPKLTLDDEQVKRINMGQPLRLADNQFTTAKEVVLLAPDGGLLALSEPTPDRLLKPRKVFVST
- a CDS encoding alpha-L-fucosidase; its protein translation is MLARTVILMLALAGFALATALAVAQPQTQPATASRPGKTDWMHKAKWGVMIHAGSTLPKGTWAQAMDGFDVAALARQAHEVGAGYLMITSIHAEHPIAPSAVYEKRFPGKCPKRDLIVELADELAKYDLPLMLYFNTNIKWKPNDADVQFHADMLKEFSLRYGTKVKGWWFDNSFARHDPAMKIDAARNTAFQKLIAEAARAGNPNANLGFSPPHGTQRNTPFDDYTAGNLHKLNNVVCPGRFVDGCQWHTLCYLGTTWGSARPRYQGDEATVITKRLTDAGGAVTWDCPHDTKGRLTDAIVAQLKAVGKATGTLRQ